TGCTGGGGGCATTTATGACCAGGTTCTGAGTCACCTGATCCAGCTCCATCTCCACCAATATATAACTGGGCAGAAATTTCTTGGTCGAGGTGGTCCTCTTACCCTGCTTCATCTCGGTCACCTGCTCGGTCGGAATCAGAATCTGACCGAATTTTTCCTGAAGGCCGGCGGTTTCGATAACCGACTCAAGATATTTCTTGGCCTTCTGCTCGTGACCGGAATATGTATGAACTGCATACCAGCGTAAAGTCATGAGTGTACCTGCCTCATCCAAAAATGACTCGGGTCGCCAAAGCCAGTAACCGGTCGACAAAGCCGATAAAGACGGAAATGATGACGGTAACAACCACCGTCACTATTGTCGATCCAATCAGCTCACGCCTTGTCG
This window of the candidate division Zixibacteria bacterium HGW-Zixibacteria-1 genome carries:
- a CDS encoding preprotein translocase subunit SecE, giving the protein MFANFVKFLKEVRAELKKVTWPTRRELIGSTIVTVVVTVIISVFIGFVDRLLALATRVIFG